The following proteins are encoded in a genomic region of Cryptomeria japonica chromosome 11, Sugi_1.0, whole genome shotgun sequence:
- the LOC131065330 gene encoding anthocyanidin-3-O-glucoside rhamnosyltransferase produces MATQHQLHVVMFPWLAHGHITPFLELAKSLLTYELRISFVSTPLNIARVKKQIVPGIELVELPLPSIDGLPVGVESTAGLSEIGRTDLISLLFQALDLCEQPFATLLKLLSPDFVIHDTTLYWISRVAAKLGIPTINFMVINVTSTSFTIGQHRDGLPQIPTASDICAPPLGFPSEVVRYRLFEARNQLPFYQNKQHGICEGLSFMDRLCVSVEESWATVCNTCLELEGKFVDYFQRSTGRLMFPVGILIHRLPPRPAAEPCLAWLDRQGDRFVVFASFGSECLLTAQQLGALLLGLKEKGLRFGVPFVALPIQYEQGLTARLIADELRMGVEVKRNEEDGSFTKEDIARGVRAVMVGQEGCRIKSNVQEISRVLTSNDSQIHRTNIHKFFSALKEKASSKQTV; encoded by the exons ATGGCGACCCAACACCAGCTTCATGTAGTGATGTTCCCTTGGCTTGCACACGGCCATATAACACCCTTTCTAGAGCTGGCCAAGAGCCTCCTCACATATGAATTGAGAATTTCCTTTGTCTCCACTCCGCTTAACATTGCACGGGTTAAAAAGCAGATAGTGCCTGGAATTGAGCTGGTGGAGCTCCCATTGCCATCCATAGACGGCCTGCCAGTAGGCGTTGAGTCCACGGCAGGTTTATCCGAGATAGGAAGAACAGACTTAATATCGCTGCTCTTCCAAGCCCTAGATCTTTGCGAACAGCCCTTCGCGACATTGCTAAAACTGCTTTCCCCGGATTTTGTCATACATGATACGACGCTGTACTGGATTTCTCGGGTTGCCGCCAAGCTGGGCATTCCCACAATAAATTTCATGGTGATTAACGTGACGTCCACGAGTTTCACAATAGGGCAGCACAGGGACGGACTGCCCCAAATCCCCACGGCCAGCGATATCTGTGCACCGCCACTGGGATTTCCCTCTGAGGTCGTCCGCTACCGACTCTTTGAAGCGCGGAATCAGCTACCGTTCTATCAAAACAAGCAACATGGTATTTGTGAGGGCCTCAGCTTCATGGACCGCCTTTGCGTCTCTGTGGAGGAAAGCTGGGCAACGGTTTGCAATACTTGCCTAGAGTTGGAAGGTAAGTTTGTGGACTATTTTCAGAGAAGCACAGGGCGATTAATGTTTCCCGTAGGGATTTTAATCCACAGGCTACCCCCGCGGCCGGCTGCAGAGCCTTGCTTGGCCTGGCTGGACAGGCAGGGCGATCGTTTTGTGGTGTTTGCGTCCTTCGGCAGTGAATGCCTTCTCACCGCCCAGCAGCTCGGTGCTCTCCTGTTGGGCTTGAAGGAAA AAGGCCTGAGGTTTGGAGTGCCTTTTGTTGCTCTTCCTATCCAGTACGAACAAGGGTTAACTGCTAGGCTAATTGCTGACGAATTGAGGATGGGAGTGGAGGTCAAAAGAAACGAGGAGGATGGTTCTTTCACTAAGGAGGACATAGCTAGAGGTGTCCGAGCTGTGATGGTGGGGCAAGAAGGTTGTCGGATTAAATCCAATGTTCAGGAAATTAGTAGGGTTCTTACCAGTAATGATTCTCAAATCCATCGAACAAACATACACAAGTTTTTCTCTGCGCTCAAGGAGAAAGCCTCCAGTAAACAAACTGtttga